From Bacteroides uniformis:
TGCTTTCATCGTCCATGCTGCGGCTGATGATACGTTTCAAGGCTTGGCGGGAGGTGATGTCCAGCCCGTTTGTCGGTTCGTCGAGCAGGATGTATGGAGTATGCAGGGCAAAGGCGTATGCCAGCATTGCCTTCTTCTGTTGTCCGTAGGAGACGGAAGAGAGTTTTTGTTTCCGGTTGATTTTCAGCTCTTCCAGGTTCAGCTCGAATTCTTCCTGATTGAAATGTGGATAGAATACGGAATGGCGTGCAGCGAAGCTGACGATACTCTCGGTTGGCATCTGCATCTCTTCGGGCAGGAAGAAGTAACGGTTCAACCCTTCGGGCTGTCTCTCCGCCGTGTTTCTTCCGTCTATGCTGCACTTTCCGTTTTTGGGGAAGAGTAGTCCGCAGATGAGATGCATCAGCGTCGTTTTGCCTACGCCGTTTTCTCCCAGAAGTCCATATATGCCGTTTCCTATTTCCAAAGATATGTTGTTGAAAATAAGTGGATTGGACTTGTAACCGTAGCTCGTATTCTCTATCGTTATCATAATTTTATTAGTGTTGCACTGATGTACAACACTGCAAACGTAGGGTAAGTTATGGAGAAAAGCAAGGGGGAGAGATACTTATTAACTTCTTTTAGCTGTTGTGCGCTTGCCGTTTGCTTACAGCATCTTCACCAGTATGTCCCATACAGCCACCATGTGGCAGGCTGAACCGCCCAATACAAAGAAATGGAAAACCGAATGCATGTACCGTGCCTTGCGCAAGGAGTAGAAAGCAGCTCCCGTGATGTAGCATACTCCTTCGGCAATAATCCAGTAGCAGGCTGTAGGGGAGAGGGCGAAAAGCTGCTTGAATACTACCAGTACGGACAGTCCCATCAGGATGTAACACACTGTTTCCACGTAACTGTGCTCCTCCATCTTGCGGAAGCTGACAACAGTGCCGATGATGGCGCATAGCCAGACGAAGCCGAAAAGTTCCCATCCCCAACCGCCGTCCTCTCTCAATGCAATGAGCGTGATGGGGGAGTAACTGCCTGCAATGTGCCAATAGATGGCCGCATGGTCCCAATGCCGCAAGCGCCGTTTCCACGGATTATGATGTTTCAGGGAGTGGTAGAGTGTGGAGGCAAGATAGGAGCCGCCCATGCCGAACAGATAGAGCCATACGCCGCATGCTGCCCAAAGGTTCTGTGCCTGGTAGCATTTTATCAGGAATAGTGCACTTACAATTACTCCCATGGCAATGCCGATGCCATGGGAGATGGAATTGATGGTTTCTTCTTTTTTACTATAAAATAGTCCGTTACGCTTTCTTTTCATCAGTCGAAGCATCCATAGCATGTGGGCAACAGTTTACGGTCTCCCAACGTGTTGTCTACGCGTGCCACGTTCACCCAGAACTTGTTTTCGCGCACGCTTTCTATCGGGTAGGCTGCCTTTTGGCGGGTATAACTGTGCTCCCATGTGTCGGCTACCACTTCGTATTCGGGATGCGGGGCATTCACCAGCACGTTGTCCGTCTTGTCGACTTCGCCGTTCTTCACCTCTTGAATCTCGTCCCAGATGGTCAGCATCACGTGGACAAAGTTGTCGAGTTCGGCAAGGCTTTCGCTCTCCGTCGGTTCAATCATCAGTGTGCCGTGTACCGGGAAGGAGAGGGTAGGGGCATGATATCCATAATCCATCAGGCGCTTGGCGATGTCGTTTTCGCTGATGCCCGTCTCTTCGTGCACCTTACGGCATTCCAATATCATTTCGTGTCCTACGAAGCCGGTAGCACCGCGGTAAACGATGCCGTATGTATCCTTGAGGCAGGCTGCCAGGTAGTTGGCGCTGAGGATGGCTATCTTTGTGGCCCGTGTCAGCCCTTCTGTTCCCATCATGCGGATATAGCCGTAAGTAATGGGGAGGATACCTGCACTGCCGAAAGGAGCTCCGGACACCTGGTTGGCGGCATTGCCGAACAATTTGTGTCCCGGAAGGAACGGAACCAGATGCTCTGCCACGCAGATGGGACCTACGCCCGGTCCGCCGCCACCGTGAGGAGAGGCGAACGTTTTGTGCAGATTCAAATGGCAGACATCCGCACCGATAAAGCCGGGATTCGTCAAGCCTACTTGGGCATTCATATTGGCGCCGTCCATATATACCTGCGCACCGCAGGCGTGTATGATGTGGCAGATTTCCACAATTTCCGTTTCAAAGATACCGTGTGTGGAAGGGTAGGTGATCATTAGGGCGGCGAGGTCCGCCTTGTTTTCTTCCGCTTTGGCGCGCAGGTCGGCCATATCCACATTGCCTTGTGCGTCGCAGGCGCAGGTCACGGTGGTAAAGCCTGCCTGGATGGCAGATGCCGGGTTGGTGCCGTGTGCGGATGCAGGTATCAGTATTTTATTGCGGTGCCCTTGTCCTATACTTTCCAGATAGGCGCGGATGACGCGGAGTCCTGCATATTCGCCTGCCGCACCGGAGTTGGGTTGCAGGCTGACACCGGCAAAGCCGGTAATTATCTTCAGCTCTTCACTGAGGTTGCTTATCAGTTCGCGGTAACCTTCGGCCTGGTCCTCGGGCACCAGGGGATGCATGTTCATGAATTCCGGACGGCTGAGCGGCAGCATCTCTGCGGCAGCGTTCAGCTTCATGGTGCACGAGCCGAGGGAAATCATGGAGTGTGCCAGTGAGATGTCCTTGCGGTCGAGACGCTTGATGTAGCGCATCATCTCCGTTTCCGTATGGTATTTGTTGAATACTTCATGTGTCAGATAGGTGCTTTGGCGTTTCATCTCCGCGCTGATGCTGCTTGCCATGGGTACGTCGCTTGCCTTTTCCCAATCCCTTCCGGCGGCAATGGCAAAGATGGAGAGCAGTACGTTGACGGCAGTGATGTCCGTAGTCTCATCGATGCTCATACCTACGTCCCCATTCTTGAAATAACGCAGGTTCACTTCCTTGCTCAAGGCGATGGTACGTATCTGCTGTGCCGAAATGGTGTCGGGCAGTGCAAAGCGGAGCGTGTCGAAATATTGTGCATTGACCTGCTTGTACCCCAGTCTGTTGATACTTTCTTCCAGAAATACGGCAATGCTGTGGATGCGTTCTGCAATGGTGCGGATGCCTTCCGGACCATGATATACGGCATAGAAGCCAGCCATCGTGGCCAGCAGTGCCTGCGCGGTACAGATGTTGGAAGTCGCCTTTTCACGCTTGATATGTTGCTCGCGGGTTTGCAGCGCCATGCGGTAGCACAGCTTGCCGTATTTGTCTTTCGACCAGCCGATGATGCGTCCCGGCATATTGCGCTTGTACTCGTCGCGGGTGGCAAAGTAGGCTGCCGACGGCCCGCCGTAGAACATCGGTGTACCGAGCCGTTGTGTGGTTCCGAAGACGATGTCAGCTCCCCATTCTCCCGGAGGGGTGAGCAGGGCGAGGCTCAGAATGTCGGC
This genomic window contains:
- a CDS encoding ATP-binding cassette domain-containing protein; the encoded protein is MITIENTSYGYKSNPLIFNNISLEIGNGIYGLLGENGVGKTTLMHLICGLLFPKNGKCSIDGRNTAERQPEGLNRYFFLPEEMQMPTESIVSFAARHSVFYPHFNQEEFELNLEELKINRKQKLSSVSYGQQKKAMLAYAFALHTPYILLDEPTNGLDITSRQALKRIISRSMDDESTLLISTHQAHDFENLLDHLVILGKGEILLNRSLDEISNRLLFARTDILPAESIYSEQDLSGHFSILPNEDGEENTPDIELLYKAVLQQPEKIKSMFQ
- the trhA gene encoding PAQR family membrane homeostasis protein TrhA, which encodes MLWMLRLMKRKRNGLFYSKKEETINSISHGIGIAMGVIVSALFLIKCYQAQNLWAACGVWLYLFGMGGSYLASTLYHSLKHHNPWKRRLRHWDHAAIYWHIAGSYSPITLIALREDGGWGWELFGFVWLCAIIGTVVSFRKMEEHSYVETVCYILMGLSVLVVFKQLFALSPTACYWIIAEGVCYITGAAFYSLRKARYMHSVFHFFVLGGSACHMVAVWDILVKML
- the gcvP gene encoding aminomethyl-transferring glycine dehydrogenase, whose amino-acid sequence is MKNDLLAYRHIGISEKDEEKMLQKIGVKSLDELIDKTIPANIRLKEPLALPKTMTEYEFGQHIAGLAAKNKLYTTYIGMGWYNTITPAVIQRNVFENPVWYTSYTPYQTEVSQGRLEALMNFQTAVCDLTGMPLANCSLLDEATAAAEAVTMMYALRPRDMQKSGANVVFVDEAVFPQTLAVMTTRAIPQGIELRIGKYHEMEFTPDIFACVLQYPNAAGNVEDYRAFVEKAHAANCKVAVAADILSLALLTPPGEWGADIVFGTTQRLGTPMFYGGPSAAYFATRDEYKRNMPGRIIGWSKDKYGKLCYRMALQTREQHIKREKATSNICTAQALLATMAGFYAVYHGPEGIRTIAERIHSIAVFLEESINRLGYKQVNAQYFDTLRFALPDTISAQQIRTIALSKEVNLRYFKNGDVGMSIDETTDITAVNVLLSIFAIAAGRDWEKASDVPMASSISAEMKRQSTYLTHEVFNKYHTETEMMRYIKRLDRKDISLAHSMISLGSCTMKLNAAAEMLPLSRPEFMNMHPLVPEDQAEGYRELISNLSEELKIITGFAGVSLQPNSGAAGEYAGLRVIRAYLESIGQGHRNKILIPASAHGTNPASAIQAGFTTVTCACDAQGNVDMADLRAKAEENKADLAALMITYPSTHGIFETEIVEICHIIHACGAQVYMDGANMNAQVGLTNPGFIGADVCHLNLHKTFASPHGGGGPGVGPICVAEHLVPFLPGHKLFGNAANQVSGAPFGSAGILPITYGYIRMMGTEGLTRATKIAILSANYLAACLKDTYGIVYRGATGFVGHEMILECRKVHEETGISENDIAKRLMDYGYHAPTLSFPVHGTLMIEPTESESLAELDNFVHVMLTIWDEIQEVKNGEVDKTDNVLVNAPHPEYEVVADTWEHSYTRQKAAYPIESVRENKFWVNVARVDNTLGDRKLLPTCYGCFD